From Streptomyces yatensis, one genomic window encodes:
- a CDS encoding heme o synthase, with translation MTAVESRPAGVLETSETSSGHRPFGARVMAFVALTKPRVIELLLMTTVPVMFLAAQGVPDLWLVVATCVGGYLSAGGAAAFNMYYDRDIDALMERTAQRPLVTGMVSPRECLVFAFALAAGSTAWFWALVNPLSAMLSLGALVFYVVVYTMWLKRRTSQNIVWGGIAGCMPVLIGWSSVTDEVSWAAVILFLVIFFWTPPHYWPLSMKVKEDYERASVPMLPVIAGNKVVARQIVLYSWAMVGVSLLLWPLGYTGWFYPVVAAVLGGFWLKEAHALQGRAKAGIMGAKLKEMRLFHWSITYVSLLFVAVAVDPFLR, from the coding sequence GTGACGGCCGTCGAATCCCGTCCTGCGGGGGTGCTCGAGACGAGCGAAACGAGCTCCGGTCACCGGCCGTTCGGGGCCCGTGTCATGGCGTTCGTGGCGCTGACCAAGCCGCGCGTCATCGAACTGCTGCTGATGACGACCGTGCCGGTCATGTTCCTGGCCGCCCAGGGCGTCCCGGATCTGTGGCTGGTGGTCGCGACCTGTGTCGGCGGCTATCTGTCGGCCGGTGGCGCGGCCGCGTTCAACATGTATTACGACCGGGACATCGACGCGCTGATGGAGCGCACCGCGCAGCGCCCGCTCGTGACCGGCATGGTCTCGCCGCGCGAATGCCTCGTCTTCGCCTTCGCGCTCGCGGCGGGGTCGACGGCCTGGTTCTGGGCGCTGGTCAACCCGCTGTCCGCGATGCTGTCGCTCGGTGCGCTGGTCTTCTACGTCGTCGTCTACACGATGTGGCTCAAGCGGCGCACCTCGCAGAACATCGTCTGGGGCGGCATCGCCGGCTGCATGCCCGTGCTGATCGGCTGGTCCTCGGTGACCGACGAGGTCTCCTGGGCCGCCGTCATCCTCTTCCTCGTGATCTTCTTCTGGACGCCGCCGCACTACTGGCCGCTGTCGATGAAGGTCAAGGAGGACTACGAGCGGGCGAGCGTGCCGATGCTGCCGGTGATCGCGGGCAACAAGGTGGTCGCGCGCCAGATCGTCCTCTACAGCTGGGCCATGGTGGGCGTCTCCCTGTTGCTGTGGCCGCTGGGCTACACCGGCTGGTTCTACCCGGTCGTCGCGGCGGTGCTCGGCGGGTTCTGGCTGAAGGAGGCGCACGCGCTCCAGGGACGCGCCAAGGCCGGGATCATGGGGGCGAAGCTCAAGGAGATGCGGCTGTTCCACTGGTCGATCACCTATGTGTCGCTGCTGTTCGTCGCCGTGGCCGTGGACCCTTTCCTGCGGTGA
- a CDS encoding amidohydrolase, with protein MHEATDSPNTLGPPTGPVPRDGPGPVAGPITLPPLVDQHSHGTVDGELGVGSFETHLAAAAGSGAAPAGTTFFDSWTGLAVRRWCPPLLGMEPHCAPVSYLARRRELGAYRAARLLLRGAGIGTFLLESGARDDLSTAEELATTADGAVHEVVRLEPLAEQVADTSGTVDAFIGNTAEALYAAAQHATAFAMGIAFCDELPPDPREVRRAAARWLALTVRPARDRAPDPALAQHLLWSAVATGLPVQLHCADPQSLVGFLRATAGFGTDLVLLPDRPHHRRAAQLAAAFPHVYADAGPRPGETLGEAPFGKLLFSTGARGLPELYVTASRLFGQAMARLADEWVAEEICTRAEAQRIAGLVAAGTARRVYRLDAAGSG; from the coding sequence ATGCACGAGGCGACGGACTCCCCGAACACCCTGGGCCCGCCGACCGGCCCGGTCCCCCGGGACGGGCCGGGCCCGGTGGCGGGACCGATCACGCTGCCCCCGCTGGTCGACCAGCACAGCCACGGCACGGTCGACGGCGAACTCGGCGTCGGCTCGTTCGAAACCCATCTGGCGGCCGCCGCCGGGTCGGGCGCGGCCCCGGCCGGCACCACCTTCTTCGACAGCTGGACCGGTCTGGCCGTGCGCCGCTGGTGTCCCCCGCTGCTGGGCATGGAGCCCCACTGCGCGCCCGTCAGCTATCTCGCCCGCCGCCGTGAGCTGGGTGCCTACCGGGCCGCACGGCTGCTGCTGCGCGGCGCCGGTATCGGCACCTTCCTGCTGGAGTCCGGCGCCCGGGACGACCTCAGCACCGCCGAGGAACTGGCCACGACGGCCGACGGCGCGGTCCATGAGGTGGTCCGGCTGGAGCCGCTGGCCGAGCAGGTCGCCGACACCTCCGGCACGGTCGACGCCTTCATCGGCAACACCGCCGAGGCGCTGTACGCGGCGGCCCAGCACGCGACCGCCTTCGCCATGGGGATCGCCTTCTGCGACGAGCTGCCGCCCGATCCGCGCGAGGTCCGGCGCGCCGCCGCCCGCTGGCTCGCGCTCACCGTACGCCCGGCCCGGGACCGCGCCCCCGACCCCGCGCTCGCCCAGCATCTGCTGTGGAGCGCCGTCGCGACCGGCCTGCCGGTGCAGCTGCACTGCGCCGATCCGCAGTCGCTGGTCGGCTTCCTGCGCGCCACGGCGGGGTTCGGCACCGATCTGGTGCTGCTGCCCGACCGGCCGCACCACCGGCGGGCGGCCCAGCTCGCCGCGGCCTTCCCGCATGTCTACGCGGACGCCGGGCCGCGGCCCGGGGAGACCCTGGGCGAGGCGCCGTTCGGCAAGCTGCTCTTCTCGACGGGCGCGCGGGGGCTGCCCGAGCTGTATGTGACCGCGTCCCGGCTGTTCGGCCAGGCCATGGCCCGGCTGGCGGACGAATGGGTCGCCGAGGAGATCTGCACCCGGGCCGAGGCCCAGCGGATCGCCGGGCTGGTCGCGGCCGGGACCGCGCGCCGGGTCTACCGGCTGGACGCGGCCGGCTCGGGCTGA
- a CDS encoding COX15/CtaA family protein, protein MPNSLNPFELIARRWQPSARFVERAALATVVMAVVIVVTGGAVRLTQSGLGCDTWPKCTSGSLTPTAEMGINGVIEFSNRMLTYVLCVVVGLVIIAARARTPVRRPLTRLGWAQFWIVMGNAVVGGITVLTGLNPYIVSSHFLLSSVLLTVAVVTWWRAREGDAEPRDLVATPVRQLTRLLIAATGALIVIGTVVTGAGPHAGDARKVHRIPLNWQEITQLHVDFVYIVLGLTVALWFTLRAVKAPAAQRRTVLELLVVLLLQGVVGYVQYFTHLPEVVVGIHMLGSCLVWIAVLRVLLAQRERPALPAAVPAPTGDHETVQPEPAASSR, encoded by the coding sequence GTGCCGAATTCGCTGAATCCGTTCGAGCTGATCGCCCGGCGCTGGCAGCCCTCCGCGCGCTTCGTGGAGCGGGCCGCGCTGGCCACCGTGGTGATGGCCGTGGTCATCGTCGTGACCGGTGGCGCGGTCCGGCTCACCCAGTCCGGGCTGGGCTGTGACACCTGGCCCAAGTGCACCTCCGGGAGCCTGACGCCGACCGCTGAAATGGGGATCAACGGCGTCATCGAGTTCAGCAATCGCATGCTGACGTACGTCCTCTGCGTGGTCGTGGGGCTGGTGATCATCGCCGCCCGCGCCCGGACGCCGGTGCGCCGGCCCCTCACCCGGCTCGGCTGGGCCCAGTTCTGGATCGTCATGGGCAACGCCGTGGTCGGCGGCATCACGGTGCTCACCGGACTCAACCCGTACATCGTCAGCTCGCACTTCCTGCTGTCCTCCGTGCTGCTCACGGTCGCCGTGGTGACCTGGTGGCGGGCGCGCGAGGGCGACGCCGAGCCGCGCGATCTCGTGGCCACGCCGGTGCGCCAGCTGACCCGGCTGCTGATCGCGGCCACCGGCGCGCTCATCGTCATCGGCACCGTGGTCACCGGCGCGGGTCCGCACGCCGGTGACGCCCGCAAGGTGCACCGCATCCCGCTGAACTGGCAGGAGATCACCCAGCTCCACGTGGACTTCGTCTACATCGTGCTGGGTCTCACCGTCGCTCTGTGGTTCACACTGCGGGCCGTGAAGGCCCCGGCCGCCCAGCGCCGTACGGTCCTGGAGCTCCTCGTCGTCCTGCTCCTGCAGGGCGTGGTCGGGTACGTGCAGTACTTCACCCATCTGCCCGAGGTCGTCGTCGGCATCCATATGCTCGGCTCCTGCCTGGTGTGGATCGCGGTGCTGCGGGTGCTGCTCGCCCAGCGCGAGCGCCCCGCGCTTCCGGCGGCCGTCCCCGCCCCCACCGGCGACCACGAGACCGTTCAGCCCGAGCCGGCCGCGTCCAGCCGGTAG
- a CDS encoding ABC transporter permease: MTATGTFLPKPGAAPLMRMIRAQAALETRMLLRNGEQLLLTVVIPSLLLVLFSTVDIVDTGADGSTVDFLTPGVLALAVLSTAFTGQAIATGFERRYGVLKRLAVSPLPRWGLMTAKTLAVLVTEVLQIVLLTAIALALGWSPHGDPLSVALLLILGTAAFSGLGLLMAGTLKAEATLAAANLVFLLLLVAGGVIVSLDKFPGAVRGALELLPISALSGGLRDVLQDGGGMPWRDLGILAVWAVLGLGAAARFFRWE, translated from the coding sequence GTGACCGCCACGGGCACTTTTCTCCCCAAGCCGGGGGCGGCCCCGCTGATGAGGATGATCCGGGCGCAGGCCGCGCTGGAGACCCGGATGCTGCTGCGCAACGGCGAGCAGCTGCTGCTGACCGTCGTCATCCCGTCCCTGCTGCTGGTGCTCTTCAGCACCGTCGACATCGTCGACACGGGCGCCGACGGCAGCACGGTGGACTTCCTGACGCCCGGCGTACTGGCCCTTGCCGTGCTGTCCACGGCGTTCACCGGACAGGCCATCGCCACCGGCTTCGAGCGGCGCTACGGCGTGCTCAAGCGGCTCGCCGTCTCACCGCTGCCGCGGTGGGGGCTGATGACCGCCAAGACCCTCGCGGTGCTGGTCACCGAGGTCCTGCAGATCGTGCTGCTGACCGCGATCGCGCTGGCGCTGGGCTGGTCGCCGCACGGTGACCCGCTCTCGGTGGCGCTGCTGCTGATCCTGGGCACGGCGGCGTTCTCCGGCCTCGGGCTGCTGATGGCGGGCACCCTGAAGGCCGAGGCGACCCTGGCCGCCGCCAACCTGGTCTTCCTGCTGCTGCTCGTGGCCGGCGGGGTGATCGTGTCGTTGGACAAGTTCCCGGGCGCGGTGCGCGGCGCACTGGAGCTGCTGCCGATCTCGGCGCTCTCGGGCGGGCTGCGGGACGTCCTCCAGGACGGGGGCGGGATGCCGTGGCGGGATCTGGGGATCCTGGCGGTCTGGGCGGTGCTGGGGCTGGGCGCGGCGGCGCGCTTCTTCCGCTGGGAGTAG
- a CDS encoding ABC transporter ATP-binding protein, producing MREEPAVDIVGLVKRYGPKTAVDGLDLSVDRGAVTAVLGPNGAGKTTTVETCEGYRRPDAGTVRIFGLDPVADAPALRPRVGVMLQSGGVYSGARAEEMLRHTASLHAHPVDVDLLIDRLGLASCGRTTYRRLSGGQQQRLALAMAVVGRPELVFLDEPTAGLDPQARHATWDLIRDLRDDGVTVMLTTHYMDEAEQLADDVAIIDGGKVIARGSPEELCRGGAENTLRFGGRPALDLASLLKALPADSTAAELTPGSYRVTGKVNPQMLATVTSWCAQNGVLPDRISVERHTLEDVFLELTGKELRA from the coding sequence ATGCGAGAAGAGCCCGCGGTCGACATCGTCGGCCTGGTCAAGCGGTACGGCCCGAAGACCGCGGTCGACGGGCTCGACCTGTCCGTGGACCGGGGCGCCGTGACCGCCGTTCTCGGCCCCAACGGAGCCGGTAAGACCACCACCGTCGAGACCTGCGAGGGATACCGCCGCCCCGACGCCGGCACGGTCCGGATATTCGGGCTCGATCCGGTGGCGGACGCCCCCGCGCTGCGCCCCCGGGTCGGGGTGATGCTGCAGTCCGGAGGCGTTTATTCCGGCGCGCGCGCAGAAGAGATGCTGCGCCATACCGCCTCCCTCCACGCGCATCCGGTCGACGTCGACCTGCTGATCGACCGGCTCGGCCTCGCCTCCTGCGGCCGGACCACCTACCGGCGGCTCTCCGGCGGCCAGCAGCAGCGGCTCGCGCTCGCCATGGCCGTCGTCGGCCGCCCCGAGCTGGTCTTCCTCGACGAGCCGACCGCCGGACTCGACCCACAGGCCCGCCACGCCACCTGGGACCTCATCCGCGATCTGCGGGACGACGGGGTCACGGTGATGCTGACGACCCACTACATGGACGAGGCCGAGCAGCTCGCCGACGATGTGGCGATCATCGACGGCGGCAAGGTGATCGCCCGGGGCAGCCCCGAGGAGCTGTGCCGGGGCGGCGCCGAGAACACCCTGCGCTTCGGCGGCCGCCCCGCACTCGACCTGGCCTCGCTCCTCAAGGCGCTGCCCGCCGACTCAACGGCCGCCGAGCTGACCCCGGGCTCGTACCGCGTCACCGGCAAGGTCAACCCCCAGATGCTGGCCACCGTCACCTCCTGGTGCGCGCAGAACGGTGTGCTGCCGGACCGGATCTCGGTCGAGCGGCACACCCTCGAGGACGTCTTCCTGGAGCTCACCGGTAAGGAGCTGCGAGCGTGA
- a CDS encoding helix-turn-helix transcriptional regulator: MKYASEAPNERAAELAARSGAPASAPEEQHGTRNRVARSILDHGPSTAAELALRLELTQAAVRRHLDTLVADGVVEPREKRVYGARGRGRPAKVFALTDCGRDAFDQAYDKLAVDALHWIEQSAGGGEAGRAAVAAFARARLAAQAEGYRGSVEAAAPGRRTEALADALSADGYAATARSAPVGEQLCQHHCPVAHAAERYPQLCEAETEVFSQLLGTHVQRLATIAHGDGVCTTFIPKTGKVEKTDTSTTKTTTASASTAGRNPE, from the coding sequence GTGAAATACGCGAGCGAGGCTCCGAACGAACGCGCGGCCGAACTGGCCGCGCGGTCTGGCGCGCCCGCATCCGCGCCGGAAGAGCAGCACGGCACCCGTAACCGGGTCGCGCGATCCATCCTCGACCATGGTCCCTCCACCGCGGCGGAGCTCGCCCTGCGGCTGGAGCTGACCCAGGCGGCCGTCCGCCGCCACCTGGACACCCTCGTCGCCGACGGCGTCGTCGAGCCCCGAGAGAAGAGGGTGTACGGGGCGCGGGGGCGCGGCCGCCCGGCCAAGGTCTTCGCGCTCACCGACTGCGGCCGCGACGCCTTCGACCAGGCCTACGACAAGCTCGCCGTCGACGCCCTGCACTGGATCGAGCAGAGCGCCGGAGGCGGCGAGGCGGGCCGCGCCGCGGTCGCCGCGTTCGCCCGCGCCAGGCTCGCCGCCCAGGCGGAGGGATACCGCGGCAGCGTCGAGGCCGCCGCCCCCGGCCGCCGCACCGAAGCCCTCGCCGACGCGCTCTCCGCGGACGGGTACGCTGCTACGGCGCGCAGCGCGCCGGTCGGCGAACAGCTCTGCCAGCACCACTGCCCGGTCGCCCACGCAGCCGAGCGATATCCGCAGCTGTGTGAGGCGGAGACCGAGGTCTTCTCCCAGCTGCTCGGAACTCATGTGCAGCGTCTGGCCACCATCGCCCATGGCGACGGAGTGTGCACGACGTTCATTCCGAAGACCGGCAAGGTCGAGAAGACCGACACCAGCACCACCAAGACCACCACCGCATCTGCCAGCACGGCCGGGAGGAACCCCGAATGA
- the sufB gene encoding Fe-S cluster assembly protein SufB produces the protein MTLPTETAHPELEGLGNYEYGWADSDVAGASAKRGLSEDVVRDISGKKSEPEWMLKLRLKGLKLFGKKPMPTWGSDLSGIDFDNIKYFVRSTEQQAASWDDLPEDIKNTYDKLGIPEAEKQRLVAGVAAQYESEVVYHQIREDLEEQGVIFLDTDTALKEHPELFQEYFGTVIPAGDNKFASLNTAVWSGGSFIYVPKGVHVEIPLQAYFRINTENMGQFERTLIIVDEDAYVHYVEGCTAPIYKSDSLHSAVVEIIVKKGARCRYTTIQNWSNNVYNLVTKRAVAYEGATMEWVDGNIGSKVTMKYPAVYLMGEHAKGETLSIAFAGEGQHQDAGAKMVHMAPRTSSNIVSKSVARGGGRTSYRGLIEIGEGAEGSKSNVLCDALLVDTISRSDTYPYVDVREDDVSMGHEATVSKVSDDQLFYLMSRGLSEDEAMAMIVRGFVEPIARELPMEYALELNRLIELQMEGAVG, from the coding sequence ATGACTCTCCCCACGGAGACCGCTCACCCCGAGCTTGAAGGCCTGGGCAACTACGAGTACGGCTGGGCCGACTCCGACGTGGCCGGCGCCTCGGCCAAGCGCGGCCTCTCCGAGGACGTCGTACGCGACATCTCGGGGAAGAAGTCCGAGCCGGAGTGGATGCTCAAGCTCCGCCTCAAGGGCCTGAAGCTCTTCGGCAAGAAGCCCATGCCCACCTGGGGCTCGGACCTGTCGGGCATCGACTTCGACAACATCAAGTACTTCGTCCGCTCCACCGAGCAGCAGGCCGCCTCGTGGGACGACCTGCCCGAGGACATCAAGAACACGTACGACAAGCTGGGCATCCCGGAGGCCGAGAAGCAGCGCCTCGTCGCGGGTGTCGCGGCCCAGTACGAGTCCGAGGTCGTCTACCACCAGATCCGTGAGGACCTGGAGGAGCAGGGTGTCATCTTCCTGGACACCGACACGGCGCTCAAGGAGCACCCGGAGCTGTTCCAGGAGTACTTCGGCACCGTGATCCCCGCGGGCGACAACAAGTTCGCCTCGCTGAACACGGCGGTCTGGTCCGGCGGCTCGTTCATCTACGTGCCGAAGGGCGTGCACGTGGAGATCCCGCTGCAGGCGTACTTCCGGATCAACACCGAGAACATGGGCCAGTTCGAGCGGACGCTGATCATCGTCGACGAGGACGCCTACGTCCACTACGTCGAGGGCTGCACCGCGCCGATCTACAAGTCGGACTCGCTGCACTCCGCGGTCGTCGAGATCATCGTCAAGAAGGGCGCCCGCTGCCGCTACACGACCATCCAGAACTGGTCGAACAACGTCTACAACCTGGTCACCAAGCGCGCCGTGGCCTACGAGGGCGCGACCATGGAGTGGGTCGACGGCAACATCGGCTCCAAGGTGACCATGAAGTACCCCGCCGTCTACCTGATGGGTGAGCACGCCAAGGGCGAGACCCTGTCCATCGCCTTCGCGGGCGAGGGCCAGCACCAGGACGCGGGCGCCAAGATGGTCCACATGGCCCCCCGCACCTCGTCCAACATCGTCTCCAAGTCGGTGGCGCGCGGCGGCGGCCGCACCTCCTACCGCGGTCTGATCGAGATCGGCGAGGGCGCCGAGGGCTCCAAGTCCAATGTGCTCTGTGACGCCCTGCTCGTCGACACGATCTCCCGCTCGGACACCTACCCCTATGTGGACGTCCGCGAGGACGACGTGTCCATGGGCCATGAGGCGACCGTCTCCAAGGTCAGCGACGACCAGCTCTTCTACCTGATGAGCCGCGGTCTGTCCGAGGACGAGGCCATGGCGATGATCGTGCGCGGCTTCGTCGAGCCGATCGCGCGCGAGCTGCCCATGGAGTACGCGCTGGAGCTCAACCGGCTGATCGAGCTGCAGATGGAGGGCGCGGTCGGCTGA
- the sufD gene encoding Fe-S cluster assembly protein SufD: MAETIPAGSTTDGVIQVGQPTDARVSAPASYDVADFPVPHGREEDWRFTPLERLRGLHDGTAVADGGVKVEVTAPEGVTVETVGRDDARLGKAGKPVDRVAAQAYSSFEKASVVSVPKETVLTEPVRIAVHGEGGTAFGHQVVEVGAFAEAVVVIDHTGDATLAANVEYLIGDGAKLTVVSVQDWDDTAVHAGQHTALVGRDATFKSVVVTFGGDLVRLHPRVVYGAPGGEAELYGVYFTDNGQHQEHRLFIDHDTPHCRSNVAYKGALQGAEAHAVWIGDVLIRAAAEGTDTYELNRNLVLTDGARVDSVPNLEIETGEIVGAGHASATGRFEDEQLFYLMARGIPADEARRLVVRGFFAELVQQIGIPDLEERLISKIEAELEASVG; the protein is encoded by the coding sequence ATGGCTGAAACCATCCCGGCCGGATCCACCACGGACGGCGTCATCCAGGTGGGCCAGCCCACCGATGCCCGGGTGAGCGCGCCCGCGTCGTACGACGTGGCCGACTTCCCGGTGCCCCATGGCCGCGAGGAGGACTGGCGGTTCACCCCGCTGGAGCGGCTGCGCGGTCTCCATGACGGCACGGCTGTCGCCGACGGCGGCGTCAAGGTCGAGGTGACCGCCCCCGAGGGCGTCACGGTCGAGACCGTGGGCCGTGACGACGCACGCCTGGGGAAGGCCGGCAAGCCGGTGGACCGGGTGGCGGCCCAGGCGTACAGCTCCTTCGAGAAGGCGTCGGTCGTCTCGGTGCCCAAGGAGACGGTGCTCACCGAGCCGGTGCGGATCGCCGTGCACGGCGAGGGCGGCACCGCCTTCGGCCACCAGGTGGTCGAGGTCGGCGCCTTCGCCGAGGCGGTCGTGGTCATCGACCACACCGGTGACGCCACCCTCGCCGCCAATGTGGAGTACCTGATCGGCGACGGCGCCAAGCTCACCGTGGTCTCGGTCCAGGACTGGGACGACACCGCGGTCCACGCCGGTCAGCACACCGCGCTGGTCGGCCGGGACGCCACCTTCAAGTCCGTGGTCGTCACCTTCGGCGGCGATCTGGTGCGGCTCCACCCGCGCGTCGTCTACGGCGCCCCGGGCGGTGAGGCCGAGCTCTACGGCGTGTACTTCACCGACAACGGCCAGCACCAGGAGCACCGGCTCTTCATCGACCACGACACCCCGCACTGCCGGAGCAACGTGGCCTACAAGGGCGCGCTGCAGGGCGCCGAGGCGCACGCGGTGTGGATCGGCGATGTGCTGATCCGGGCCGCCGCGGAGGGCACCGACACCTACGAGCTCAACAGGAACCTGGTCCTCACCGACGGCGCCCGTGTCGACTCGGTGCCGAACCTGGAGATCGAGACCGGTGAGATCGTCGGCGCCGGTCACGCGAGCGCGACCGGCCGCTTCGAGGACGAGCAGCTCTTCTACCTGATGGCGCGCGGCATCCCGGCCGACGAGGCCCGCCGTCTGGTGGTCCGCGGCTTCTTCGCCGAGCTCGTCCAGCAGATCGGGATCCCCGACCTGGAGGAGCGGCTCATCTCCAAGATCGAGGCCGAGCTGGAGGCGTCCGTAGGATGA
- a CDS encoding bifunctional 3-phenylpropionate/cinnamic acid dioxygenase ferredoxin subunit has protein sequence MTNTFVRACALDELEDDTPKRVELEGVPIALVRTEGEVFAVNDICSHANVSLSEGEVEDCQIECWLHGSSFDLRTGKPSGLPATRPIPVYPVKIEGDDVLVSVTQES, from the coding sequence ATGACCAACACCTTCGTACGCGCCTGCGCGCTGGACGAACTCGAGGACGACACCCCCAAGCGGGTCGAGCTCGAGGGCGTGCCCATCGCTCTTGTGCGCACCGAGGGCGAGGTGTTCGCGGTCAACGACATCTGCTCGCATGCGAACGTCTCGCTGTCCGAGGGCGAGGTGGAGGACTGCCAGATCGAGTGCTGGCTGCACGGCTCCAGCTTCGACCTGCGCACCGGCAAGCCGTCCGGCCTCCCCGCGACGCGCCCGATCCCCGTGTACCCCGTAAAGATCGAAGGGGACGATGTGCTCGTCTCCGTCACCCAGGAGTCCTGA
- the sufC gene encoding Fe-S cluster assembly ATPase SufC, protein MATLEIHDLHVSVDAEGGPREILRGVDLTVKQGETHAIMGPNGSGKSTLAYSLAGHPKYTITSGTVTLDGEDVLAMSVDERARAGVFLAMQYPVEVPGVSVSNFLRTSATAIRGEAPKLRTWVKEVKEAMERLNIDPSFAERNVNEGFSGGEKKRHEILQLELLKPAIAILDETDSGLDVDALRVVSEGVNRVREAGQVGTLLITHYTRILRYIKPDHVHVFAAGRIAESGGPELADKLEEEGYEAYVKGGASE, encoded by the coding sequence ATGGCCACGCTTGAGATCCACGACCTGCACGTTTCCGTCGACGCCGAGGGCGGCCCCCGCGAGATCCTGCGCGGTGTCGACCTGACCGTGAAGCAGGGCGAGACGCACGCCATCATGGGCCCCAACGGCTCCGGCAAGTCCACCCTCGCCTACTCGCTCGCCGGGCACCCGAAGTACACGATCACCAGTGGCACTGTGACGCTGGACGGCGAGGACGTGCTCGCGATGTCCGTCGACGAGCGCGCCCGCGCCGGTGTCTTCCTCGCCATGCAGTACCCGGTCGAGGTGCCCGGCGTCTCCGTCTCCAACTTCCTGCGCACCTCCGCGACCGCGATCCGCGGCGAGGCGCCCAAGCTGCGCACCTGGGTGAAGGAGGTCAAGGAGGCCATGGAGCGCCTCAACATCGACCCGTCCTTCGCCGAGCGGAATGTCAACGAGGGCTTCTCCGGCGGTGAGAAGAAGCGCCACGAGATCCTCCAGCTGGAGCTGCTGAAGCCGGCCATCGCGATCCTCGACGAGACCGACTCCGGCCTCGACGTCGACGCACTGCGGGTGGTCTCCGAGGGCGTCAACCGGGTCCGTGAGGCGGGCCAGGTCGGCACCCTGCTGATCACCCACTACACCCGCATCCTGCGGTACATCAAGCCCGACCACGTCCACGTCTTCGCGGCGGGCCGGATCGCCGAGTCCGGCGGCCCGGAGCTGGCCGACAAGCTGGAGGAAGAGGGCTACGAGGCGTACGTGAAGGGAGGCGCATCCGAGTGA
- a CDS encoding cysteine desulfurase: MTQLPGLLDTEAIRKDFPILDRVVHDGKKLVYLDNAATSQKPRQVLDVLNDYYERSNANVHRGVHVLAEEATELYEGARDKVAAFINAPSRDEVIFTKNASESLNLVANMLGWADEPYRVDQDTEIVITEMEHHSNIVPWQLLSQRTGAKLKWFGLTEDGRLDLSEIEQVITEKTKVVSFVLVSNILGTVNPVEAIVRRAQDVGALVVIDASQAAPHMLLDVQALQADFVAFTGHKMCGPTGIGVLWGRQELLEDLPPFLGGGEMIETVSMHSSTYAPAPHKFEAGTPPIAQAVGLGAAVDYLTSIGMDNITRHEHALTHYAVGRLLEVPDLRIIGPTTAEERGATISFTLGDIHPHDVGQVLDEQGIAVRVGHHCARPVCLRYGIPATTRASFYLYSTPAEVDALVEGLEHVRNFFG, translated from the coding sequence GTGACACAGCTGCCGGGCCTCCTCGACACCGAGGCGATCCGCAAGGACTTCCCGATCCTGGACCGTGTCGTCCATGACGGCAAGAAGCTCGTCTATCTGGACAACGCGGCGACGTCGCAGAAGCCGCGCCAGGTGCTGGACGTGCTCAACGACTACTACGAGCGCTCCAACGCCAATGTGCACCGCGGCGTCCATGTGCTCGCCGAGGAGGCCACGGAGCTGTACGAGGGCGCCCGCGACAAGGTCGCCGCCTTCATCAACGCTCCCAGCCGCGACGAGGTGATCTTCACCAAGAACGCCTCGGAGTCGCTGAACCTGGTCGCCAACATGCTCGGCTGGGCCGACGAGCCCTACCGGGTGGACCAGGACACCGAGATCGTCATCACCGAGATGGAGCACCACTCCAACATCGTTCCGTGGCAGCTGCTCTCGCAGCGCACCGGCGCGAAGCTGAAGTGGTTCGGCCTCACCGAGGACGGCCGGCTCGACCTGTCGGAGATAGAGCAGGTCATCACCGAGAAGACCAAGGTCGTCTCGTTCGTGCTGGTCTCCAACATCCTCGGCACGGTCAACCCGGTCGAGGCGATCGTCCGCCGCGCCCAGGACGTCGGCGCCCTCGTGGTGATCGACGCCTCCCAGGCCGCCCCGCACATGCTGCTGGACGTGCAGGCGCTCCAGGCCGACTTCGTGGCCTTCACCGGCCACAAGATGTGCGGCCCGACCGGCATCGGTGTGCTGTGGGGCCGCCAGGAGCTGCTGGAGGACCTGCCGCCGTTCCTCGGCGGCGGCGAGATGATCGAGACCGTCTCGATGCACTCGTCCACCTACGCCCCGGCGCCGCACAAGTTCGAGGCCGGTACGCCCCCGATCGCCCAGGCCGTCGGCCTCGGCGCGGCCGTGGACTACCTCACCTCGATCGGCATGGACAACATCACCCGCCATGAGCACGCCCTCACGCACTACGCGGTCGGCAGGCTCCTGGAGGTGCCGGACCTGCGCATCATCGGCCCCACCACGGCCGAGGAGCGCGGCGCCACGATCTCCTTCACGCTCGGCGACATCCACCCCCACGATGTGGGCCAGGTGCTCGACGAGCAGGGAATCGCGGTCCGGGTCGGCCACCACTGCGCCCGCCCCGTATGCCTGCGCTATGGAATTCCGGCGACCACCCGAGCGTCGTTCTATCTGTACTCCACTCCGGCCGAGGTCGACGCCTTGGTGGAGGGCCTGGAGCACGTACGGAACTTCTTCGGGTAG